Genomic segment of Sphingopyxis sp. QXT-31:
CAGCGAGCAGGCCGCGCTCTACGCCGTGCCCGTCAAGGGCGGCAAGGTCGTGCCGCTCGATCCGGGGCACCAGGTCGGGCGCATCGACATGATGGGCCGCGACGCGATCATCGTCGGCTCGGGCGACGGCGGCGCGCTGACCTTCACCACCGTCGCGCTCGACGGCGCCCCGCGGCTCGCCAGCCGCTACGCCTTCCCCGCGGCGGCCGAGGGCGAGAACCGCAGCCATGCCTTCTTCTATCGCCCCGATCCGGGCAGCGAAGGCGACGACGGGCTGCTCGGCCTGCCGGTGATGCGCGGCAGCGACGACGGCACCAGGTTCCTCGGCAGCGCCGCGTCGATCCTCTACCTCCGCCGCGCCGCACGCGACCTGTCGCTCGCGGGCACGCTCGACGCGCGCCCGGGCGAGCGCGACGACCATTGCCTCGCCTCGTGCGTCGACTGGTACGGCAACGCGCGCCCGGTGTTTTTTGGCAATCGCATCTTCGCACTGATGGGCTATGAGCTTGTCGAGGGCCGCTGGCAGGACGGGAAGGTACGCGAAAAGACGCGTATCGACTTTACGCCGCGTGGGGGTGGCCGGTCGGGATAGAAGATTTGCGCGCAGAGGCGCAGAGGACGCAGAGAGTTGGCGGGGGATGGGCGAGGCGGCGCTCCATATCGACCAAGTTACGCACGAGGTGATCGGCGTCGCGATGCGCCTGCACAGCGAGATCGGGCCGGGGCTTCTGGAAAGCGTCTATGAAACGATCCTTGCCGGGCGCTTGGCCTCGATGGGCTACAAGGTCGATCGGCAACGTCCGATCGACGTCATTTTCGACGGGATTGAATTTCGCGAGGTCGCACGGGCCGATCTGGTGATCGACGACCGGCTGGTCGTCGAGGTCAAATCCACCGAAAATTTGCACCCCGTGCACGCGAAACAGGTTCTCACCTATCTCCGGTTGCTGCATATGCCCGTCGGCCTGCTCATCAATTTCGGGGAGCCGACGTTGAAGCAGGGAATTCGCCGTCTCGTAAACGACCATAAAGACTCTGCGTCCTCTGCGTCTCTGCGCGAAAATCTTGATATACCGACGTCCGGATCGACCGGACCATTGCAAGGATAGACTGATGTTCGATCTCACCGGCATGACTGCCCTCGTTACCGGCGCCTCGGGCGGTATCGGCTCGGCCATCGCGCACGCGCTTGCCGCCCAAGGCGCGCGGCTCGCGGTTTCGGGTTCCAATGCTGACAAGCTGAGTGCGTTTCGCGACAGCCTCGGCGGCGATCATGTCGCGCTGCCGTGCAACCTCGGCGATGGCGCCGAAGTCGACGCGCTCGTCCCTTCGGCGGTCGAGGCGCTCGGCAAGCTCGATATCCTCGTCAACAATGCCGGCGTGACGCGCGACAACCTCATCCTGCGGATGAAGGACGACGAATGGTCGGACGTCATCCGCATCAACCTCGAGGCCAATTTCCGCCTCGCGCGCGCCGCGGCGAAGCCGATGATGAAGGCGCGCTTCGGGCGCATTATCTCGATCACCAGCGTCGTCGGCGCCACCGGCAACCCCGGGCAGGCCAACTATGCCGCATCGAAGGCGGGGGTCACCGGCATGACCAAGTCGTTGGCGCAGGAACTGGCGAGCCGCGGCATCACCGTGAACTGCGTCGCGCCGGGTTTCATCGCCACCGCGATGACCGCCGACCTGCCCGACGCGCAGAAGGAGGCGCTCAACACGCGCATCCCCGCGGGCCGCATGGGCGAGGGCGACGATATCGCCGCCGCCGTCGTCTACCTCGCCTCGAAGGAAGCGGGCTATGTCACCGGCCAGACGCTGCACGTGAACGGCGGCATGGCGATGCTATCGTAAGGGGCTAGCATCGGGCGGAAGCGGTCGTTCCTAGTCCTCCCTGCGGCGAAGCCGTGGGGAGGGGGACCGCCGAAGGCGGTGGAGGGGCCGAGGCCTGAGACCTCGGCCCAGGGCCGCTGCCCCTCCACCATGCTTCGCATGGCCCCCTCCCCATTGCTGCGCGACAGGGAGGATCAAGCCGGGTCGCCATAACTCCCAAAATATCGGCCGGGTCCGGCGGCGGTGCCGGACCCGGCCTCCCTCCCGAGCGACCCTTCGGAGAGGGGTCAGAAGCTCGCGCGGGCGGTCAGGCGGATGTCGCGGCCGGCGAGCGGCACATAATCCTTGGTAAAGCTCGCGTGGCGCCGCGCATCGACGTCGAAGATATTGTTCGCGGCGAGGGTCAGCGACAGATGCTTGGTCTCGGGCAGCGGACGCCAGGTGATCGACGCATTGACCAGGGTGAAGCCCTTGGTCGGCGTCTCGAACTGCGCGACGCGGTTCTGGTCGTCGGTCCATTCGACCTCGGCGCGCGCGTCGAGGCGCTCGCCCTGCGCTTCCAGACCGCCGAGCACGCGCAGCGGCGGGATGCGCGGGACGTTGCGGTGGGCGCCCGCGCCCTTGATCGTCGCGCGCGTCATGTCGGCGGTGACGTCGCCGACGATGTTGAAGCCGCCGATCTGCGCGATCCGCGCGCTCGCCTCGGCCTCGAAGCCATAGACCTTCGCGTCGCGCTGGAAATATTGGAAGACGGGGAGCTCGTCCTCTTCGGCGCCGGTCGCGGCCGAATAGATGAAGTCGTCGAACCAGTTCGAATAGCCGGTTAGGCTCAGGTTGAAGGCATCGGTCTTGAGCTTGAACGAGGCCTCGGCGCCCCAGCTCGCTTCGCGCTTCAAATTCGGATCGCCGAGCTCGAAGCTCTGCGTCGCGACATGGGGACCGTTCGAGAACAGCTCTTCGGCCGACGGCGCGCGCACGGCGCGCGCCACCGACACGCCGAACTTGGCGCTTTCGCTGATGTCATAGGTCGCGCCGAGCGCGCCCGAGAAGCTGTCGAACTTGCGCTCGATGCCCAGCGCCGGGGCGCGGACGCTGGTCGTCTCGAAGCGGCCGGCGGCTTCGAGCCCGAGCGGGCCCGCCTCAAACTCCTGCAGCGTGAAGACCGCGAACTGGTCGGTCAGGTTGCGCGGTACGAAGGCCTCCGCGCCCACCGCGTCGAAATCGCGGTGGCTATACTGCACCCCGCTCGCGCCGCGCCAGCCGCCGCGGTCGTTCTGCGCCAGCTCGAGCCGGCCCTCGACGCCCTTGTTGTAGAAGACGGTACCGACCTCGTCGCCCTCGAACTCGGTGTGCTGGTAATCGGCATAGCCCGCGCGAATGCGCAATTTGTCGAAGAAACCGTCGCCCATCTCGACCTCGCCGCGCAGGTCGGCGCGCCACTGCTTCAACCCGATAGTGACTGGGCCTTCGCCATGCTCATGGCCGTGATCGTCGCCTTCCTCTTCGCCCTCATGCTCGTGCGCGGTGTTCGGGCGATCGGGCACGCCGTAATTGCTGTCATAATAGCTGACCGACACGCCGAGCTGGCCGCCATCGTTGATCAGCGACAGCCCGCCCGCGGCGGTCCAGGTTTCGCTCGCGGTGTTGGGGATTCTGCCGCGGCTGTTGGCCTGCGCGGTCAGTTCGGCGGCCTCGTCGGCATGGCCTTCCTCGATCTCGTGCTCGGCGAGGTGGAGCAGGTCGCCGCGGATGCCCGGCGCATAGACATAGCCGCCGGCGCGCGCGTCGCCGGTCTTGCGCCAGCTGCCGTCGACATGCGCGACGAGGTTCGGCGCCAGCGCGACGTCGATCGAACTGCCGATGTTGCGGTCGTTCGCGTTGGTCGCATAGCCGCCGATCGCGTCGATATGGACATGGTCGGTCGGCACTTTCCTGGGAATCCGCCGGTCGAACAGGTTGACCGCGCCGCCGATGGCCTGGCTGCCGAACAGCAGCACCGCGGGGCCGCGCAATATCTCGATGCGCTCGACGGTCAGCGGGTCGATCGTGACGGCATGGTCGGCGGAGGTGTTCGACACGTCGATCGACCCGATGCCGTCGGTCAGCACGCGCACGCGCTCGCCCGAAAAGCCGCGCAGCACCGGGCGCGAGGCGCCGGGGGCGAAGCTGGTCGCCGACACGCCGGGCTGGCGGGTCAGCGTGTCGCCGATCTGCCCGCGGATGTCGCGCGCCAGTTCCTCGCCCTCGAGCACCGAGACGTTGCCCAGGATATCGAGGCTGCGGACATAGGGCGCGGTGACGATGATCGGGTCGCCGGTGTGGACATCGTCGTCGCTGCCGGCGGCGCCGCGCTCCTGCGCGAAAGCGGGGGCGGCGAGGACCAGCCCGAGGGAAAAGGCGGCGGAAGCAAGCAAGCGCATGGGGAGATTTTTCCTGTTCTGGTTGGCGACTATTGCGGCGGCAGTAATGATATACTGTTACAATGGCAAGGACCGGTTCGTGCGGTTCGTCGGGACCAGGGGGCCGTCCGTCGATGGAGAGGGGTGGTTTTCGGGCGGCAGGCGCCGAAGGCCATCATGATATTCGCGCAGAGGCGCAGAGGCCGCAGGGAGGAAAAGCCATCCTCTCTGCGGCCTCTGCGCCTCTGCGCGAATTGAATATTGGAGATGCGGTTCGGTCGCTTTCGGGCGTCAACGGACAAACTGCTCTATAAATCCCGTTCGTGTCGAGCGAAGTCGAGACACCCATGGGGAGCGCATGCCTTCGCGTGTCTCGACTTCGCTCGACACGAACGGAGAAAGAGGAAGGTCTGTTCGGCAAAGCCCGTCCTGCCCCCACCCAACACAAGCTGTCTTGCGACGCACGGGCCGCCGCCCTAGATCAGGCGCCATGACCATTGCGCAAACCAGCCTCGAGCTGATCGGCAACACGCCGCTTGTCCTGCTCAAAGGCCCCAGCGAAGCCACGGCATGCGAAATCTGGGGCAAATGCGAATATGCCAACCCGGGCGGATCGGTGAAGGACCGTGCCGCGCTCTATATCGTGCGCGATGCCGAGGCGAATGGCAGCCTGAAGCCCGGCGGCACGATCGTCGAGGGGACTGCGGGCAACACCGGCATCGGGCTGGCGCTAGTCGCCAACGCGTTGGGGTACAAGACGATCATCGTCATGCCCGACAACCAGAGCGCCGAGAAGATGGCGACGATCCGCGCGCTCGGCGCCGAGCTGGTGCTCGTGCCGCCCGCGCCCTTCGCCAACCCCGGCCATTTCGTCCACACCTCGCGCCGCATCGCCGAGGAAACCGACAATGCGATCTGGGCGAACCAGTTCGACAATATCGCCAACCGCAAGGCGCATATCTTCGGCACCGCCGAGGAGATCTGGGAGCAGATGGACGGGCGCCTCGACGGTTTCACCTGCGCCGCGGGCACCGGCGGGACGATCGCGGGGACGGGGCTGGGGCTGAAAGCCAAGGACGAGGCGATCACCGTCGCGCTCACCGACCCGCATGGCGCCGGCCTCTATAATTATTACCAGTGCGGCGAATTGAAGCCCGAGGGCTCGAGCGTCGCGGAGGGCATCGGCCAGAACCGCATCACCGCGAACCTCGAAGGCGCGCCGATCGACACCCAATTCCGCATCTCCGATGCCGAGGGGCTCGACGTGGTGCGCCAGCTGCTCGACGAAGAGGGGCTGTGCCTCGGGCTGTCGTCGGGGATCAACGTCGCGGGCGCGATGGCACTCGCGCGCCAGCTCGGCCCCGGCAAGCGCATCGCGACGATCCTCTGCGACAGCGGCTTCCGCTATCTTTCGACGCTCTACAATCCCGAATGGCGCGCATCGAAGGGGCTGGCGACATGAACATGAAGAAACCCCCGACCGCCGCCCCGCCACCCGAGCCTTGGGGGCCCAGCGATTCGATGCGGCGGCTGCAGATCGGCATCGCCGGGGTGATGGCGGTGCTGCTGCTCGTCGGCCTCGCTGGACTGATCGGCGACCGCGCGCGCGAACAGGTCGCGGGGGAGGCGGCCGCGACCGCCAATGCCGCCGCTACGGGACAGGCCGACGCGGGCACCGGCGCGCCGCTCGAGGAACTCGGCGTCCAGCCGGTGACGACCCCCGCCGACGGCCAGACGCCCGCCGCCGCGACGGTCAACGCGCCCGCCAAGGCGGTGCCGCTGGCGCCGACGACGGCGAAGGTCCCCGACCTCG
This window contains:
- a CDS encoding GxxExxY protein; translated protein: MGEAALHIDQVTHEVIGVAMRLHSEIGPGLLESVYETILAGRLASMGYKVDRQRPIDVIFDGIEFREVARADLVIDDRLVVEVKSTENLHPVHAKQVLTYLRLLHMPVGLLINFGEPTLKQGIRRLVNDHKDSASSASLRENLDIPTSGSTGPLQG
- the fabG gene encoding 3-oxoacyl-[acyl-carrier-protein] reductase, which codes for MFDLTGMTALVTGASGGIGSAIAHALAAQGARLAVSGSNADKLSAFRDSLGGDHVALPCNLGDGAEVDALVPSAVEALGKLDILVNNAGVTRDNLILRMKDDEWSDVIRINLEANFRLARAAAKPMMKARFGRIISITSVVGATGNPGQANYAASKAGVTGMTKSLAQELASRGITVNCVAPGFIATAMTADLPDAQKEALNTRIPAGRMGEGDDIAAAVVYLASKEAGYVTGQTLHVNGGMAMLS
- a CDS encoding TonB-dependent receptor, whose protein sequence is MRLLASAAFSLGLVLAAPAFAQERGAAGSDDDVHTGDPIIVTAPYVRSLDILGNVSVLEGEELARDIRGQIGDTLTRQPGVSATSFAPGASRPVLRGFSGERVRVLTDGIGSIDVSNTSADHAVTIDPLTVERIEILRGPAVLLFGSQAIGGAVNLFDRRIPRKVPTDHVHIDAIGGYATNANDRNIGSSIDVALAPNLVAHVDGSWRKTGDARAGGYVYAPGIRGDLLHLAEHEIEEGHADEAAELTAQANSRGRIPNTASETWTAAGGLSLINDGGQLGVSVSYYDSNYGVPDRPNTAHEHEGEEEGDDHGHEHGEGPVTIGLKQWRADLRGEVEMGDGFFDKLRIRAGYADYQHTEFEGDEVGTVFYNKGVEGRLELAQNDRGGWRGASGVQYSHRDFDAVGAEAFVPRNLTDQFAVFTLQEFEAGPLGLEAAGRFETTSVRAPALGIERKFDSFSGALGATYDISESAKFGVSVARAVRAPSAEELFSNGPHVATQSFELGDPNLKREASWGAEASFKLKTDAFNLSLTGYSNWFDDFIYSAATGAEEDELPVFQYFQRDAKVYGFEAEASARIAQIGGFNIVGDVTADMTRATIKGAGAHRNVPRIPPLRVLGGLEAQGERLDARAEVEWTDDQNRVAQFETPTKGFTLVNASITWRPLPETKHLSLTLAANNIFDVDARRHASFTKDYVPLAGRDIRLTARASF
- a CDS encoding cysteine synthase A, which encodes MTIAQTSLELIGNTPLVLLKGPSEATACEIWGKCEYANPGGSVKDRAALYIVRDAEANGSLKPGGTIVEGTAGNTGIGLALVANALGYKTIIVMPDNQSAEKMATIRALGAELVLVPPAPFANPGHFVHTSRRIAEETDNAIWANQFDNIANRKAHIFGTAEEIWEQMDGRLDGFTCAAGTGGTIAGTGLGLKAKDEAITVALTDPHGAGLYNYYQCGELKPEGSSVAEGIGQNRITANLEGAPIDTQFRISDAEGLDVVRQLLDEEGLCLGLSSGINVAGAMALARQLGPGKRIATILCDSGFRYLSTLYNPEWRASKGLAT